The following proteins are co-located in the Nonlabens ponticola genome:
- the recR gene encoding recombination mediator RecR: protein MNFSSKILEEAVHQVSQLPGIGKRTALRLVLHLMRQPEQQTDALSKALTDMRHDLKFCKKCHNVSDTDFCEICASHNRDHTLVCVVEDVRDVMAIENTSQYRGLYHVLGGKISPMDGIGPQDLKVSSLVNRVKNDEVKEIIFALSPTIEGDTTNFYIFKQLGDLPVSTSTIARGIAVGDELEFADEVTLGRSILQRIPYETSVKS, encoded by the coding sequence ATGAATTTTTCCTCAAAAATCCTAGAAGAAGCCGTACATCAAGTATCTCAATTGCCTGGAATAGGTAAACGTACAGCGCTGCGGTTGGTACTGCATCTCATGCGACAACCAGAACAGCAAACTGATGCGCTTTCTAAGGCCTTGACAGATATGAGGCATGATCTCAAATTTTGTAAAAAGTGTCATAATGTGAGCGATACAGATTTTTGTGAAATCTGTGCCAGCCACAATCGGGATCATACATTAGTTTGCGTGGTAGAAGACGTGCGCGACGTGATGGCCATTGAAAATACGAGCCAGTATCGAGGTTTGTATCATGTTTTAGGTGGTAAGATCAGCCCGATGGATGGAATAGGCCCGCAAGATTTGAAAGTAAGCTCACTGGTCAATCGCGTGAAAAACGATGAGGTTAAGGAAATCATTTTTGCATTGAGTCCAACCATAGAAGGTGACACGACAAATTTTTACATCTTCAAGCAATTGGGTGATTTACCAGTCAGCACATCGACTATTGCACGTGGTATTGCCGTAGGTGACGAGCTAGAGTTTGCAGATGAGGTAACGCTAGGCCGCAGCATCTTGCAACGCATTCCTTATGAAACCAGTGTGAAAAGCTGA
- a CDS encoding 3-oxoacyl-ACP synthase III family protein, with amino-acid sequence MYTSRIAGMGKYVPENIVTNDDLSKVMDTNDAWIQERTGIKERRHIKKGDGNTTAVMGVKAAEIALERAQVSKDDIDLIVFATLSPDYYFPGCGVQVQDLMGIHTCPALDVRNQCSGFIYAISVADQFIKTGMYKNVLVIGSENHSGGLDFTTRGRGVSVIFGDGAGAAVLTRSDTDGHGVLSTHLHSEGKHALELSLKGPSTLHWVPEIIEENPQEDIPYYPYMNGQFVFKNAVVRFSEVIMEGLKTNNLQVEDIDMLIPHQANLRISQFIQKKFQLADDKVYNNIQRYGNTTAASIPIALCEAWEEGKIKEGDTVVLAAFGSGFTWGSAIMKW; translated from the coding sequence ATGTATACATCGCGAATAGCGGGAATGGGTAAATATGTTCCTGAAAATATAGTCACAAACGACGATCTCTCAAAAGTAATGGATACCAACGACGCGTGGATTCAGGAACGCACTGGTATCAAGGAACGTCGCCACATCAAGAAAGGCGACGGTAATACGACTGCCGTGATGGGTGTCAAAGCTGCTGAAATAGCACTGGAACGCGCCCAAGTTTCTAAGGATGATATTGATCTCATCGTTTTTGCCACGTTATCACCAGATTATTACTTTCCAGGTTGTGGCGTGCAGGTTCAGGATCTTATGGGGATTCACACCTGTCCAGCGCTGGATGTGCGCAATCAGTGTAGTGGTTTTATTTATGCTATTTCGGTCGCAGATCAATTTATAAAAACGGGCATGTATAAAAATGTCCTTGTGATAGGATCAGAAAACCATAGTGGTGGCCTGGATTTCACGACTCGTGGTCGTGGCGTGAGTGTAATCTTTGGTGATGGTGCCGGCGCGGCTGTACTCACAAGATCTGATACAGACGGTCATGGCGTGTTGTCGACACACTTGCACAGTGAAGGTAAACATGCGCTAGAACTCTCATTGAAAGGTCCTTCTACTTTGCATTGGGTTCCAGAAATAATAGAGGAAAATCCTCAAGAGGATATTCCTTACTATCCATATATGAACGGCCAGTTTGTATTCAAGAATGCGGTGGTTCGTTTTAGCGAGGTAATCATGGAAGGTTTGAAAACAAACAACCTGCAGGTTGAAGACATTGATATGTTGATACCACATCAAGCTAATTTGCGCATCTCTCAATTCATCCAGAAGAAATTCCAGCTAGCGGACGATAAGGTCTATAATAACATACAACGCTACGGTAATACCACGGCAGCCAGTATTCCTATCGCATTATGCGAGGCATGGGAAGAAGGTAAGATCAAGGAAGGTGACACGGTAGTGTTGGCAGCCTTTGGTAGTGGGTTTACATGGGGCAGCGCTATTATGAAGTGGTAG
- a CDS encoding dihydrolipoamide acetyltransferase family protein, whose translation MARYELKLPKMGESVAEATITTWLKNVGDAIEMDEPVLEIATDKVDSEVPSEVDGVLSEILFEVDDVVQVGQTIAIIETDAAEARASVPDQVKEVTAAAPAGYAEEATQTAAEQVNKGLETAGKYDYSNSDQFYSPLVKNIAKEEGIAVSELESISGTGKDGRVTKHDILAYVEDRKSGKPVAQANVVADKSASATVKSAPVAAPVSMNGDDEIIEMTRMGKLISHHMVASVQTSAHVQSFIECDVTNIWNWRKKNKETFKQREGENLTFTPIFMEAVAKAIREFPMINISVDGDRIIKRKNINLGMAAALPDGNLIVPVIKNADQLNLVGMAKSVNDLAGRARDGKLKPDDTQGGTYTVTNVGTFGSIMGTPIINQPQVAILALGAIRKVPAVVETPEGDFIGIRMKMFLSHSYDHRVVNGALGGQFVQRVAQILESFDTDREI comes from the coding sequence ATGGCACGATACGAATTAAAACTTCCTAAGATGGGTGAATCTGTAGCAGAGGCTACAATTACTACATGGCTCAAGAACGTTGGTGATGCTATTGAGATGGATGAGCCAGTGCTAGAAATAGCGACTGATAAAGTCGATAGCGAGGTGCCTAGCGAGGTTGATGGTGTCTTGTCTGAGATTCTTTTTGAAGTTGATGACGTCGTCCAGGTAGGTCAAACCATCGCCATTATAGAGACCGATGCCGCTGAGGCTAGAGCATCAGTTCCTGATCAAGTAAAAGAGGTGACAGCTGCTGCACCAGCAGGCTATGCAGAAGAAGCAACACAGACTGCTGCAGAGCAAGTCAATAAAGGTCTAGAAACTGCTGGCAAATACGACTACTCTAATAGTGATCAGTTCTACTCGCCATTAGTAAAAAACATCGCCAAGGAAGAAGGTATCGCAGTATCTGAATTGGAGAGCATTTCAGGTACAGGAAAGGACGGTCGTGTAACTAAGCACGATATTCTAGCTTATGTAGAAGACCGCAAATCCGGCAAACCAGTAGCTCAAGCAAATGTCGTCGCTGATAAATCAGCTTCAGCAACAGTAAAATCTGCACCGGTGGCAGCACCAGTTTCTATGAACGGTGATGATGAGATCATCGAGATGACTCGCATGGGTAAATTAATCTCGCACCACATGGTGGCAAGTGTGCAAACTAGCGCGCACGTACAAAGTTTTATTGAGTGCGATGTGACCAATATCTGGAACTGGAGAAAAAAGAACAAAGAAACATTCAAACAGCGAGAAGGCGAGAATCTCACTTTCACGCCAATATTTATGGAAGCTGTGGCAAAAGCCATCAGAGAGTTCCCGATGATAAATATTAGTGTTGATGGTGACCGTATCATCAAACGCAAGAATATTAATTTGGGTATGGCAGCTGCCTTACCAGATGGCAACTTGATTGTTCCAGTAATCAAAAATGCAGATCAGCTCAATCTTGTGGGTATGGCAAAATCTGTTAATGATCTTGCAGGCCGTGCACGCGATGGTAAACTCAAACCAGACGATACTCAAGGTGGTACTTATACGGTGACTAATGTAGGAACATTTGGTTCTATCATGGGTACACCTATTATCAATCAACCACAGGTCGCCATACTTGCCTTAGGTGCTATTAGAAAAGTACCAGCAGTCGTAGAAACACCAGAAGGTGACTTCATCGGTATACGTATGAAGATGTTCTTATCACACAGCTATGATCATCGTGTTGTAAATGGTGCTCTAGGTGGTCAATTTGTGCAGCGAGTAGCACAAATTTTAGAATCTTTTGACACTGATCGCGAGATCTAA
- a CDS encoding glycosyltransferase family 2 protein — protein MTQLSIIILNYNASAFLELCVESVLVATQNIKSQIIVADNASTDNSLMRIKQYSNQVEIIEFDKNYGFSKGNNLAVQQATGEYICLLNPDTIVGSNVFDECYAFAKPALSGVEVAQSQVGFIGVQLIDGSGTYLPESKRRVPTKSGVALKKIGVDSKYYDQRFTQDERAKTEVLVGAFMMGKKSTYEKLGGLDERYFMYGEDIDLSFTALKNGFHNWYLGDLKIIHFKGESTIQDKKYRERFYNAMQLFYAKHHPESKWSQWLVNKFAQVMINKTPKSIEQKIDVDRRQIVISEDYDSDRFEVFTLDQLLESNFLTDTVNLEIIWDTKTIERQEIISFMSFHGNRWTYRFLNHSRSTISGSDSSNSRGVVKQF, from the coding sequence ATGACGCAACTATCGATCATAATCTTGAACTACAATGCTTCGGCTTTTTTGGAGCTTTGTGTCGAGAGCGTGTTGGTAGCCACACAAAACATAAAATCTCAGATCATCGTTGCTGATAACGCATCGACAGACAACAGTTTGATGCGCATCAAGCAATACTCAAATCAAGTTGAGATTATTGAGTTTGATAAAAATTATGGCTTTTCTAAAGGGAATAACCTGGCAGTGCAGCAAGCAACAGGAGAGTACATCTGTTTGTTGAATCCAGATACGATAGTAGGTAGCAATGTTTTTGATGAATGTTACGCTTTCGCGAAACCTGCACTGAGTGGAGTCGAAGTGGCGCAATCCCAAGTAGGCTTCATAGGAGTACAGTTGATCGATGGTAGCGGCACGTATTTACCAGAAAGTAAGCGTCGTGTTCCCACTAAAAGTGGTGTAGCCTTAAAAAAGATAGGTGTTGATTCAAAATATTATGATCAACGGTTTACCCAAGATGAGCGAGCAAAAACAGAGGTCTTAGTCGGTGCATTTATGATGGGCAAAAAATCCACCTATGAAAAGCTAGGCGGTCTGGATGAACGGTATTTCATGTACGGCGAGGACATTGACCTGAGTTTTACTGCTTTGAAGAACGGTTTTCATAATTGGTATCTAGGAGATCTTAAAATCATTCATTTTAAAGGAGAAAGCACTATACAAGATAAAAAATACCGCGAGCGATTCTACAACGCGATGCAATTATTCTATGCTAAGCATCATCCTGAAAGCAAATGGAGTCAATGGCTGGTAAATAAGTTTGCACAAGTCATGATAAATAAAACACCAAAATCAATTGAACAAAAAATCGATGTTGATAGAAGACAAATAGTAATTTCTGAAGATTACGATTCAGATAGATTTGAGGTGTTTACACTAGACCAACTATTGGAAAGCAATTTCCTTACGGATACCGTGAATCTTGAAATCATTTGGGACACTAAAACCATTGAACGTCAAGAGATCATTTCCTTCATGAGTTTTCATGGAAATAGGTGGACCTATAGATTTCTAAATCATTCTCGCTCAACCATTTCGGGAAGCGATTCCAGCAATTCACGAGGTGTTGTTAAGCAATTCTGA
- a CDS encoding CoA-binding protein, which translates to MSKKTLVLGASLKEERYSNVAIYRLRKFNIDTVAIGLREGLVDDVKLHTDLVPFQGINTVTLYLNPKRQEAYYDYIISLRPERVIFNPGTENPEFYKMLEENNIKVEVACTLVMLGTNQY; encoded by the coding sequence ATGTCTAAAAAAACACTGGTGCTAGGCGCCTCGCTTAAGGAAGAGCGATACTCAAACGTGGCGATCTACAGGTTGCGCAAATTCAATATTGATACAGTCGCAATTGGTCTGCGAGAAGGTCTGGTCGATGATGTAAAACTGCATACAGATCTAGTGCCGTTTCAAGGAATTAATACGGTGACCCTTTATTTGAACCCTAAGAGGCAAGAGGCTTACTATGATTATATCATTAGCTTAAGACCTGAACGTGTCATCTTTAATCCAGGCACAGAAAACCCAGAGTTTTACAAGATGCTAGAAGAAAATAACATTAAGGTTGAGGTTGCTTGTACGCTAGTCATGCTGGGTACTAATCAGTATTAG
- a CDS encoding sodium:solute symporter — translation MSSTQILLTIATYFAVLVIISFVVGRKADSSTFFRGNRSSPWYIVAFGMIGASLSGVTFISVPGAVEAGSMNYFQVVLGYIVGYAVIGLILMPLYYRMNLTSIYSYLGDRYGSAAQYTGSSFFLLSRIVGASFRLYLVAGVLQTFVFDAMGIAFWQTVTFTVVLIWLYTFRSGIKTIVWTDTLQTLFMLIAVGVAIYYVSDSLDLNGIGGIISFVSESEYSQIFFWDDWKSDQFFIKQFLAGAFIAIVMTGLDQDMMQKNLTCRSLGDAQKNIFWFTIVLTIVNLVFLALGVLLTAFAKAEFLTATKDQLFPAVAMDNGLGIGLGLVFILGLVAAAYSSADSALTSLTTSFSVDIVKLEKNFAEQKQQQLRKLFHVGFSIVLILVIVGFEYIIQDASVINKLFVFAGYTYGPLLGMFGFGILTKVKVNHKLIPIIAIASPFVTYAISYLAETQANFKFGFFILILNGAITVAGLWIGSWFTQQEDLTANTD, via the coding sequence GTGAGCTCTACCCAAATCTTACTAACCATTGCCACGTATTTTGCCGTGCTGGTAATTATTTCCTTTGTGGTAGGCCGTAAGGCTGATAGTTCGACCTTCTTTAGAGGCAACAGATCGTCGCCATGGTACATCGTGGCCTTTGGGATGATAGGCGCGTCGTTAAGTGGTGTGACATTTATATCGGTTCCAGGTGCTGTTGAGGCTGGATCGATGAATTATTTTCAGGTAGTGCTAGGTTACATTGTGGGCTATGCCGTCATAGGCTTAATACTCATGCCGCTGTATTATCGCATGAACTTGACGTCTATCTACAGTTATTTAGGTGATCGTTATGGTAGTGCTGCGCAGTACACAGGCTCCAGCTTTTTTCTCTTATCACGCATCGTTGGCGCTAGTTTTAGGCTATATCTAGTGGCTGGTGTATTGCAGACCTTCGTTTTTGATGCGATGGGAATTGCATTTTGGCAAACGGTGACTTTTACCGTGGTTCTCATCTGGCTTTATACTTTTAGATCAGGAATCAAGACCATTGTATGGACTGACACCTTGCAAACACTGTTTATGCTTATTGCAGTAGGCGTGGCGATCTATTACGTCAGTGATAGTCTAGACCTCAATGGAATAGGTGGAATAATCAGTTTTGTGAGTGAAAGCGAGTACTCGCAAATCTTCTTTTGGGATGACTGGAAAAGCGATCAATTCTTTATCAAGCAATTTCTAGCGGGTGCTTTTATCGCCATTGTAATGACTGGACTGGATCAAGATATGATGCAAAAAAACTTGACCTGCCGCAGTCTTGGTGATGCTCAAAAAAACATTTTTTGGTTCACTATTGTTTTAACCATCGTGAACCTTGTGTTCCTTGCATTGGGCGTTTTGCTTACCGCTTTCGCGAAAGCGGAATTCCTAACAGCCACAAAGGATCAATTGTTCCCAGCGGTAGCGATGGACAATGGTCTAGGTATCGGGTTGGGACTTGTGTTCATTCTAGGACTGGTTGCGGCCGCCTATTCCAGTGCTGATAGCGCGTTGACTTCACTCACGACTTCTTTCTCCGTTGATATAGTAAAGCTTGAAAAAAACTTTGCAGAACAGAAACAACAACAACTACGCAAACTGTTTCACGTAGGATTTTCAATAGTATTGATACTTGTGATTGTAGGTTTTGAATACATCATTCAAGATGCGAGTGTAATCAACAAATTGTTTGTGTTTGCTGGTTACACGTATGGACCGCTGTTGGGTATGTTTGGTTTTGGGATCTTAACAAAAGTCAAAGTCAATCATAAACTGATACCTATCATCGCCATCGCCTCACCATTTGTTACCTATGCGATAAGCTATCTGGCAGAAACGCAAGCCAACTTTAAATTCGGTTTTTTTATTCTGATCTTGAACGGTGCGATTACGGTTGCAGGATTATGGATAGGTAGTTGGTTTACCCAGCAGGAAGATTTAACTGCTAATACTGATTAG
- a CDS encoding TIGR03643 family protein, translated as MSKAKDILRDLDERAIDRIIEMAWEDRTPFSAIEFQFGVSEQEVIKIMRDQMKASSFRMWRERVQGRSTKHRALRDPEMDTFKANRQRQITHNKISKR; from the coding sequence ATGAGTAAGGCAAAAGATATCCTACGGGATCTAGACGAGCGAGCGATAGATCGCATCATAGAAATGGCATGGGAAGATCGCACGCCTTTTAGTGCGATTGAATTCCAATTTGGCGTTTCTGAGCAAGAAGTCATCAAAATCATGCGCGACCAGATGAAAGCCAGCAGCTTTAGAATGTGGCGCGAGCGCGTTCAAGGTCGCAGCACAAAGCACAGAGCATTGCGCGATCCAGAAATGGATACTTTTAAAGCAAACCGACAGCGACAGATTACACATAATAAGATTTCTAAGAGATAG
- a CDS encoding alpha-ketoglutarate-dependent dioxygenase AlkB family protein: MIDLKIPDASVQYDDAFYAFAKAEHLQATLQKETPWRQNKITVFGKTYDEPRLTQLYGDAGLTYGYSGIQFEPLPWTERLTQIKTDVEKACGTQFNICLINLYRSGQDSNGWHADNEKELGKNPSIASISFGAQRYFHLKHNDDKEKRFKLLLKNGSLLYMSGETQHTYKHQIAKTKREIQPRINLTFRKVVL; the protein is encoded by the coding sequence ATGATTGACCTGAAAATTCCAGATGCCAGCGTGCAGTATGATGATGCTTTTTATGCTTTCGCGAAAGCGGAACACCTACAAGCTACCCTGCAAAAAGAAACGCCATGGCGACAGAATAAGATTACCGTATTCGGCAAGACCTATGACGAGCCTCGATTAACCCAGTTGTATGGCGATGCAGGATTGACCTATGGTTACAGCGGCATCCAGTTTGAGCCACTGCCGTGGACAGAACGGCTTACCCAGATCAAAACCGATGTTGAAAAAGCCTGCGGCACGCAGTTCAACATCTGCCTGATTAACTTGTACCGCAGCGGTCAGGATTCTAACGGCTGGCATGCAGATAATGAGAAAGAATTGGGTAAAAATCCGTCTATTGCGAGCATCAGTTTTGGTGCGCAACGCTATTTTCACTTGAAGCATAATGACGATAAGGAAAAACGTTTCAAACTACTACTAAAGAATGGAAGTTTACTTTATATGAGTGGCGAGACGCAGCACACGTACAAGCATCAAATCGCCAAAACCAAGCGAGAGATCCAGCCACGAATCAATCTTACCTTTAGAAAGGTAGTACTCTAG